Proteins found in one Lycium ferocissimum isolate CSIRO_LF1 chromosome 6, AGI_CSIRO_Lferr_CH_V1, whole genome shotgun sequence genomic segment:
- the LOC132058879 gene encoding LOW QUALITY PROTEIN: putative pentatricopeptide repeat-containing protein At1g09680 (The sequence of the model RefSeq protein was modified relative to this genomic sequence to represent the inferred CDS: inserted 1 base in 1 codon) — MFTMTISRKALKTLSTPLHHLSTTTPWFTPPPPLRSPPPHQHQDSLDPILNNLSQAIKNSHTKPLQVSSKPXLPSLKPQHIINLINLNPHSLTPSSLLSLFTWLSTSHKSKYCHTLHTYCTMVLFLYTHEMYTQGQSFIHTIVSRKGKDSAFTVFQAILKAKGNNFTSFVNVLNGLIDAYLDLGFVSDAIQCFRLIQKHKIKFPFQGCTKVLEYLMKLNSPMVAFDFYKEILECGYPPNVYFFNVLMSKLCKEGKMMEARSVLTEMWKRNLRPSVVSFNTLINGYCRLGDMDAGYRLKREMEERGISPDVYTYSALINGLCKKFWMSDANELFNEMCVKGLVPNVVIFTTLINGHCKDGSVGLAMDAYREMLKQGVGPDLITYNTLVNGLCKSRDLGEARKLVHVMIEKGLKPDKFTYTTVIDGCCKEGDLDGAFEIKKVMVDNDVELDDVAYTALITGLCRQGRIVDAERTLTEMLNAGLKPDDPIYTMVIDVFCKKGDIKMGFKLLRQMQSNGHSPNVITYNVLLNGLCRQGQMRNAEMLLQAMLNLGLSPDDITYNILLDGHCKYGNPDDYDKLRGEMGLVRDYATYTSLVGSLSRSSKRQPKKSFM; from the exons ATGTTCACAATGACCATATCAAGAAAAGCACTAAAAACTCTTTCTACTCCCTTACACCACCTCTCCACCACCACGCCATGGttcaccccacccccaccactacgctcacccccaccccaccaacATCAAGATTCATTAGACCCCATACTCAATAACCTTTCACAAGCCATAAAAAACTCTCACACTAAACCCCTTCAAGTTTCCTCAAAAC TCCTCCCCTCTCTTAAACCCCAACATATAATCAATCTCATTAACCTTAATCCTCATTCATTAACCCcttcttctcttctctctctctttacaTGGCTTTCAACTTCAcacaaatcaaaatattgccacACACTTCACACTTATTGCACTATGGTCCTTTTTCTTTATACCCACGAAATGTACACACAAGGTCAATCTTTTATCCATACTAttgtttcaagaaaaggtaaagaCTCAGCCTTTACTGTTTTTCAAGCAATCTTGAAAGCTAAAGGTAACAACTTTACATCTTTTGTTAATGTTCTAAATGGACTTATTGATGCTTATTTGGATTTGGGGTTTGTTTCTGATGCTATACAGTGTTTTAGGCTTATTCAAAAGCATAAAATTAAGTTCCCATTTCAAGGTTGTACTAAGGTTCTTGAATATTTAATGAAGCTTAATTCACCAATGGTAGCTTTTGATTTTTATAAGGAGATTTTGGAGTGTGGATATCCACCAAATGTGTATTTCTTTAATGTTTTGATGAGTAAATTGTGTAAAGAAGGTAAAATGATGGAAGCCCGGTCGGTTTTGACGGAGATGTGGAAGAGGAATTTGAGACCTAGTGTTGTTAGTTTCAATACTTTGATAAATGGTTATTGTAGATTAGGTGATATGGATGCAGGGTATAGGTTGAaaagagaaatggaggaaagaGGAATTTCGCCTGATGTCTATACTTATAGTGCTCTAATCAACGGGCTTTGcaagaagttttggatgagcGATGCGAATGAGTTGTTTAATGAGATGTGTGTAAAAGGTTTGGTTCCTAATGTTGTTATCTTCACGACTTTGATTAATGGGCATTGCAAGGATGGTAGCGTTGGTTTGGCCATGGATGCTTATCGAGAAATGCTGAAGCAGGGGGTGGGACCCGATTTAATCACATATAACACACTTGTTAACGGACTTTGTAAGAGCAGGGATTTAGGGGAAGCGAGGAAGCTCGTTCACGTGATGATTGAAAAGGGTTTGAAGCCTGATAAGTTCACGTACACAACCGTTATTGATGGATGTTGTAAGGAGGGAGATTTGGATGGAGCATTTGAGATCAAGAAAGTGATGGTTGATAACGATGTTGAACTCGATGATGTGGCGTATACGGCTCTCATTACAGGTTTGTGTCGGCAAGGTCGAATAGTTGATGCTGAGAGGACTTTAACCGAAATGCTTAATGCTGGTTTGAAGCCTGATGACCCTATTTATACTATGGTCATCGATGTTTTCTGTAAGAAGGGAGATATTAAAATGGGTTTTAAGTTGCTACGGCAGATGCAAAGTAATGGACATTCGCCTAATGTTATAACTTACAATGTGCTTTTGAATGGTTTATGTAGACAAGGACAGATGAGAAATGCCGAAATGCTATTACAAGCCATGCTTAATCTAGGTTTGAGTCCAGATGATATTACCTATAATATCCTTTTGGATGGGCATTGCAAGTATGGGAATCCTGATGATTATGATAAGCTTCGTGGTGAAATGGGGCTTGTTCGTGACTATGCTACTTATACTTCACTAGTTGGTAGCTTAAGTAGGAGCTCAAAACGTCAGCCCAAGAAGTCATTCATGTAA